atgctaagctaagtggctcTAGCTTTACATCTAGCAAACAGATATATCtaacaaagcaaataagagtatttccaAAAAAGTCAAAGTAGTCCTATAAGTTATTAAGACGGGTTTTGAAAATGGGTTTTGCcctattttctctatttttacaAACACTTTCACACCATTAGTACTTTTTGGTTGTGTCTCTTTTACAACTTGGTATCAATTGAATCAGGAACTACATTTAAGATTTTGCACATAAAAGCAGCGTTTGAGTTTGAAAGCAGTTAACTATCTCTTGAAGTAATGAACCATTCGACGATTCAGCAGAGAAATGCAGATCAACTGCTTCTTCCCTGAGAGGAAATCTTACAACATGAATCCCTTGTtcaacatacagtgcatccggaaagtattcacagcgcttcactttttccacattttgttatgttgcagccttataccaaaatggattaaattcatttttttcctcaaaattctacacacaacaccccataatgacaacgtgaaaaaagtttttttgagatttttgcaaatttattaaaaataaaaaacctgagaaatcacatgtacataagtattcacagcctttgctcaatactttgttgatgcacctttggcagcaattacagcctcaagtctttttgaatatgatgccacaagcttggcacacctatctttgggcagtttcacccattcctctttgcagcacctttcaagctccatcaggttggatgggaagcgtcggtgcacagccattttcagatctctccagagatgttcaatcggattcaagtctgggctctggctgggccactcaaggacattcacagagttgtcctgaagccactcctttgatatcttggctgtgtgcttagggtcgttgtcctgctgaaagataaaccgtcgccccagtctgaggtcaagagcgctctggagcaggttttcatccgggatgtctctgtactttgctgcattcatctttccctctatcctgactagtctcccagttcctgccgctgaaaaacatccccacagcatgatgctgccaccaccatgcttcactgtagggatggtattggcctggtgatgagcggtgcctggtttcctccaaacgtgacgcctggcattcacaccaaagagttcaatctttgtctcatcagaccagagaattttgtttctcatggtctgagagtccttcaggtgccttttggcaaactccaggcgggctgctatgtgccttttactaaggagtggcttccgtctggccactctaccatacaggcctgattggtggattgctgcagagatggttgtccttctggaaggttctcctctctccacagaggaactctggagctctgacagagtgaccatcgggttcttggtcacctccctgactaaggcccttctcccccgattactcagtttagatggccggccagctctaggaagagtcctggtggttccgaacttcttccacttacggatgatggaggccactgtgctcattgggaccttcaaagcagcagaaatttttctgtaaccttccccagatttgtgcctcgagacaatcctgtctcggaggtctacagacaattcctttgacttcatgcttggtttgtgctctgacatgcactgtcaactgtgggaccttatatagacaggtgtgtgcctttccaaatcatgtccaatcaactgaatttaccacaggtggactccaattaagcggcagaaacatctcaaggatgatcagtggaaacaggatgcacctgagctcaattttgagcttcatggcaaaggctgaatacttatgtacatgtgatttcttagttttttatttttaataaatttgcaaaaatttcaaaaaaacttttttcacattgtcattatggggtgttgtgtgtagaattttgaggaaaaaaattaatttaatccattttggaataagggtgtaacataacaaaatgtggaaaaagtgaagcgccgtgaatactttccggatgcactgtacatgtgGGAAAATGACATTGGAATTGGTTTGAGCACAGATTGTGGGTTGGTGTTTACCCTCTgttgctgcagctctctgatgGTGTCCTGTGCCTTCTCGAGGCTCTCGCTGGCTGTGTTGCACTGCTGCCTCACCACCGCCAGCTCCCGCTTGATCACGTAgttctcctctgcttcctgcGCCCTCGTCACCTGACCCTGGATCAGCAAGCCAAAGCAAAACGAGGGTGAAGATCAGCTGTGgagtttaaactttaaaatgcagACTACATACCAATGTAGGGAAAAGGTTAATTCTGGGCATTGAGGGAATGCAACATTATTATGCTACATGGTGCATAGCAGATCTTTTTGGCCTTAAAGGAATCGTTTGGGAAAtaggcttatttgctttcttgcagagggCTGGCTGAGAAGATCATATCttatatctgtccattaaatactaaagctacagccagcagctggttagcttagcttagcataaagatggaaaacaagggaaacagctagcctggctctgtctgttATTTGTGAACTTTAGAAGTGCTGCTATGTGAAATTTGTCACTGTTGAACAGAGCTGTTTCTCCCTCGtttccagtctatatgctaagctaagctaagctaagcgtctcCTGGCGGTAGCCTCATATTTAGTGTACCGACATGAGAGTCTTCTTTTCTAACTccctgcaagaaagcaaataagtgcatttcccaaaatgttgaactgtatGGGatatttcattcacattttggTAAACTACAagtatttataataataaattgtaATAGTTATAttagtgataataataaacGTTTACATGCCACATGCAAAGATTGTACAACTTCATATTATAATTTCCCTCGTGGATGAACCGCACATGCAATTAGGGATTAAAGAACAGTCTTGTGGACTGAACAGAtatacaacataaacaaaattcTTTCATGCACTTTTGGCAGGTTACTGttaagaagaggaagagaagcagtgcaggagagcagaaagaggaggaggaggagggaggtgtgaGTAGGGCAGAGGACAGCGAGGTCAGTGGGAAAGTGGTTTCCAGTACTCTACCTGTATCAGTCTGTCTGCCAGAGCAGCACTCTCCTACAGTGCAGCAGTGAAGGAGAGGAAcaacaggatgaaaaaaaaaaagagatgaagagagagaaagacaatgggacaCCAGGGAGGATAAACCACAGCAAAACCCAAGAGGAAAttcaaggaaaagaaagaaacggGATCACAGGTTGGGGAGTCAATCATTGGAAACAAATGTAAAGATGtttgtgaagaagaaagaggcagCAGTGAGATCACTCACAAGAAAAGTGTTTCAGAGAGGAAgattaaaaactgcagtgtgtcTTAATATCAGAGTGTTGGAGCAGGGCAACCAACCGCAAGCATCCACatccaacacacatacacacaggacCAATAACAACAAGCTCCTCAGGagaagaaaagcaacaacagagaATGAGCTCACAAATTGAAACTCACTGCATTGTCTCGTTACAGTGTTTAACCAGCTCTGATCAAAAAGTCCTGCGCTGAGCAATCTGGCTGTTTCGTCTCAATGATGCTGCACAAACTTgatttattttagcatttagatAAACTGGAATCAAAGCCCATCTCTTACCTTCTCCAGCGTCTCAATCCTCTGCTTCAGCAGCCTGTTTTCTGTGCGTAACCTCTGTGCagatgaagagaggggagagaggtaCAGGACAGTTATCCTCCTAAACCCTgctaaaagtgtttttgtaatattCACATCATGCACAAATTaattgaatacacacacacacacacacacacacacacacacacacacacacacacacacaccttgatcTCAATTTGTTCCTCCATTTCTTTGTTCTTGATTGTGGTATATTCTTTCTCaagtctgataaaaaaaataacacaggATTATGCaatgttaaattaaatcattttttaagaACTTAATCTCGTGGTTGCTTCGTTGATTGGTTTTAACTATAACacttaaaaagcaaaaacctCAGCATTAGTAAGACAGAATTACAAATCCTACTGGGTTACGTGAAGCCCGCCCAGAGTCTCATTAGTCgttagtggagtaaaaagcgCTCTTActtcttcatcctcttgggGTTGTATTTGACCTGGTAGGCCCTGAGGATCAGCTTGTCTGGGCAGCTGTCAAACTGGTGGGGGATCACCTTCTGGAAATGCTGGCAGAGCcggagggaaacacacacaagattaGAGAGCTCAAGACAGACAAAGATGCTCATTCATATTCTATGAAGATGCAGGCAGACACATTTTAGAAGAGTGAAGAGGAGTGGCTAAGGCCCAACGCTGGCCTTGTTTCTGTAACAACGATGATTCTGATACACTTTGATTCATAGACGATAAagtttatatattaatatatcaaTACATTGAAAATTAAGTTAcagatatatttattttgagttaaaacatcatcatttcagTAATTATATGTAGTTACTGCCCTATTTTATACTGCATATTACCCAATagcaagagaggaaagaaactgtaaaatgatgTATAAGTGAAAGAAATTCAACAACCTGAGCTACAAcctttgattattttcttattttgtctcTAATTAGAGAtcagaaacaataaatatgaatCAACATCTAATTCACCGGTTTGGTGGGTTTCTACTGCATTACTGTGAACACCATCACATTTCATCGAATGTGCCCGTTTCTGTTTTGCATTAATGTGAGTGATGTAGATCAGTCATTCAGATCAGTAGTTCAGGAAGCTTGCGTGCAAAAGGGAAAGTGTGACGTGGAGCTTTCGACTCGTGTACATGAAACAAATTTTTGCAGCAAGCGGCAATAAAGCTGCCGCTGCTTACCTGCGACATGCCCTCCATGTCCAGCTGAATGAGGTCAGTCTGGTTGTACTGCAGGATGGCCAGGCCCACACGGAAGATAATCTCTAGGCCCTACACACAGGtcatatatttcattatgtGTGTTGAGCTGAAATGACAGATTAGTAGACCACATATACACAGtcttaaaaacacataactCAAAATATTTCCTACCTCATACATGAAAATATCAAAGATGCGTGTGGCgacaggcagagggaggaaggtgaggaaaAGGGTGAGGAACCAGGACGAAGCATACATGGATGTGTGGAAACTCTGGGACCGAAAATGGACGTTCAGCTCTGGAAGTTGCTcctaagattaaaaaaaaaacaagagcatgTCTCTAAATTATAGTCAAAAGGACATATAAAGAGAACGTGATGTGCTGGagatatgaatgaatgatttgCTGCCCCTTTGTGGAGGAGTGTTACACTGCAAGCCTTGTGTTTGTTGATGGactctcctgcttcctctgtaCCTGTAGCAGATACTCAAACTGGTAGATGCAGAGGCCCAGCTCGGCCATGCTGGGTTTGAACAGCTCCCTCAGACGGTACTCCTGCATCAgacgcacaaaaacacaaaaggcctCCTCTTCGGGCATCtgggaggaggtgagaagggGTGAGTAAAGTTCCCACATTAGGTATAAATTAGACATTTCTTATGTTGAACAGTTTATTATGCAGTGACTCCCATATCTCACTAATAACCTCTAGAGACAACTGCAATTTctcaaaaacataattaactGTTTTTGGTAGCAGTACTCAGAGGAATCTAGTGGGACTGATTACAGTGAACCTCAGGTGCTGTACTGGGACTTCCTCCTTATGGATCATTCTCTTGAAATATTTCACCATTACCTGCATAAGCAGTAGACCAACGATGAATGCGCTGCCTTGGCAGTAGCCCACCTCTCGATCCACCAGCGAGTACgcctaaaaaacacacacacacacacacacacacacacacacacacacacacacacacacagtatttatagaaagcagcagagatgacaCCTGTAATCCTGACCGAACATTCAGACTGTGAGCAACAGCATCAACAAATCACCGGAGGTCCCTTCATTTCCTGCGCAGCTGAGCTACCAGGGAACTCGACTGATGTCTAGACGGCCAACAAGCTTGTTTCCATGGCTCTCATGAACAAAATCACATTAAGGAGGTGACACTACAAGTTCATTACAATTCAAATCTTTCCAGTTTGTTGCATCTTTTTCTGAAAGACTCCTGGAAGAAACGTTTCAAAATGGCAGTTGATTATTGTTACTTTTTGTCAGTAGTACTACAAAACActtctggttccagtttctcaaatgtgaagatttgctgcttttctttgttttatatcactgactgttgatcagacaaaacaagcatcacCTTGGACTAATAATTTCAGAAATTATTAACTTAGAAGATAACCAGTGGAGTTTAGTGCTATGGATACATTTATGAGGGGGTCCCgtttgttttgtaatgtgcAGGTACGTGAACATGCGGGCAGAGTGATCCACATTCGTTGCTGATCGATAGTTGGTGGCGTCAACgcacaaagaaacaaaggcagtgaagaagaagactgcaacatttttttttaaatacatcttCAAGGCTTTAtctttgcctttattagataaGAAACAGTCAAGAGTTGACAGGAAATTAAGGAAAGACAaatttccatggcaacattgCCAGTATTTTGAAGGCCGCCAGGCCGCCTGATTGTTAACAATGTTAAGACACACCATCTCTACATCCAGTACAAGAGGAGCAGAACAATAACAGATTCACCTGATTACTCACAGTGTGAATGCATGCCAAATGACTATATAACATTTAACACTCTGTATCCACGGTCAAACACACATAACgtgcaaacaaagacatttaCTCCAAAAGACACAAGTGTCACCTTTTCATAGAGGCTAAATATCAAGCCTGAGAAGTTCAGACCTTAAGGTGGTGTGAGATGCTGCAGTGCTCACCTTCATGACGTTGAAGAGGACTTCCTGCCCCAGGCTGTCCTGGCCTTTGAAGAACTCGTGCTCGGGGTAGGTGCGGGCGATGTCTCTGCGGATGAGCTTCTCGCAGGGGGACGACATCTTCAGCAGCTCAGAGTACTGGTTCTTCACCGGCATGTCAGTGGCGTTGCCCAGCAGCTGCCAGACGATGGCCCGGAAATGATGAGGGATGCCCTTTCTGATCAACTCctggagggcagagagggagagagacattaaAGAGGGTTAATATCTCGCTCCTTTATGCAGAGAGGGATGCAATTTTAAGCATCTCTAACTATCTCTTTAAGAGTAAAGAGCGGGtagatgagagaggaggaatcCATTATGAAATGATGAATAGATATATTTACAAGGACAATTTAATATCATTTCATAATTAAAGCCACTCAGTACATTATGATGTATCAATTCTTCACCCActcatatttttcattaaagCCAAACTCCACGTCATTTTTCTGTAGAGTTTGCAGGCAGCCAGTGCCATTTTGCTTGGTTTGTCTGCTCTCCCATTTCGCCCCTGACTCATTTTGCTGTCCCCTCTCTCATCCATCTTCTCTTCCCCTgggttttctctttttgtcacaGAGGACGCAGACAGACtcggagagaaagaggatgtaGAGACAGGGGTATTGGTGCAGTGCAACTAAAAGGTGTTTGGTGTCattgtataaaaacaaaaataaaaataaaaattatataaACACATGGCATCAGATCATGAAGGTTTTCTTCCACAAACTCTGTTCAGTTGTAGGGGAACgtcaacaaaaataaacccaGGGctctatgacacacacacatgcacacagctaaaaaggacacacactgtgaccttgtgaataaaaacagaccaGTGACAAGTGAGTGTGGATATAGACGGCTTCTGAATGAAAGGTGCAATGAGTCAGGGATTTATGGGgacctctttctgttttgtcccGTAAAGCGATCCAGTAAACTTCCTGTGAAACCAACAGTTGTATCCTCTAATCCTCTTACTGTTGTTCTTATTGTTAATTGCATTCAATGACTCATTCTTAGGAAACCGCTGCATTATAATCTTTAATTTTCCATCTCCAGGTCCCTGATCCCCCACCTTCAGGAGTTTGTCCTTCTTGCGTCTCCATTCCTCCCACTCGTTGACGATGCGGCCCCACAGGATCCAAGTGTCCTCCTCCAGGTGTGACAGGTTGGAGGAGGCCGAGGAGCTGGACACCAGTGAGGAGCCGCTGTTGCGCCGTGAACCGCTCATCGACCGCATGGACTTGGAATCAGCCTCCAGTAACCTGCAGGAAGAGACAGATTCCCAAATTATAATTGATTATTTCTGATGGAAAAGGTCCATGATTCCATGGCACAGCATGTTTGTCTTATACAGGATGGGACACACAGTGGAGAGTGACAGGGAAGCTAAGATGAGCATTAGGAGTCATCGGCAGGCAGATGTGACATTGAGGCAGACTGTGACATTGCGAGGATCAGAACAGTTTGTGGACAACCTTGCAGAGGCACCAGAAGCCTCAGGGCCGGTTACCTTAAACTACAGAATCAGAGGCCCATGAGGATATTACACACAGGGCTGACTGGCTGCGAACATTTTaaatagacaaaaaagaaacactatGCCTTTTTTTGGGTGGAAGTTGACCAGTGAGTCAAACTGATAGAAAGCAATAAGATAATCtatcttttatatatttcaaatgCCAAGCAGCCAAGCTATCTCAACCTAATAAATTACTATGCTGCCTTTATGAGCACAGAGTTGGATGTTGAGCATGcataaacaatataaacaaaaaggTACTGTAAACCGAGGATAGTCTGTTGTTTTTTAGTTCATTGAAAATGTTGTAGAAAATGGACCATATCTCATATGCAGTAATACTttgttttacatacagtacaataatcTGTGCATATTGTAAACAAGGAGGCTGGCAGAGTATCTGTGGGTCATATTTCCAGCAACACATCTTTATCCCAGTACGCCACATGTTTACATGTCTACATGACCGTGCAAAATTTTGGTTTGTAtaggaataataataaagtgtgtTTATCACTTTGGTCTtgagatgaaaacattaaaaagtcttgTGTTTCGTCACATATTCATGGATTGCTGTTATTTACAAAGTCAAAGGGTTTGGCTGGTTTATCTGAGTCAGAAAACCTTATGCTGTGTTTCACACAAATAATcagttaaagaaatagtttggcattttgggaaaaagctaattaaattttctttgctgagagttagatgaaaagatcaataccactttcatgtctgcatGGTAAATATGAAACTGCAGCCTATTAACTTAGCAAGTGAGTCACTGCTCCCAGACAAGAAGTAGTCCAGCAAATAACCccttgtaaaaccacaacttgtttttacacCTCAGTTTTTGCAtggattgaacaaacaagataaaataagTTAACTACTGAGCTGTACAGGTGCTcgtaggctgattttgttacctttggacagagcccaactttctgttttcccctgtttccagtcttcatgctaagctaagctaaccagctgctggctgtagcttcatatgtcatgtgcagacatgagagaagtttcaatcttctcacctaactctcgacaagaaagcaatatttttccaaaatgttgaactatttctttggatgtttttttttttatgtattccTCTGAGTCAGGGGCAGCAGGACAGCTGGAAGCAGAGATGATGTGATTAAAGAGGCTGCTGTTTGCCCCGAGGGTGTTGGGTTCAGTCCCACTTTGACCCAGAGTGTCTGATTCTTTTAAGTCACTTGACTTCTACGTCCTACACTTTGACTCCTCTGATGAAACATGTGATGGCTGGAGGAAgaactgtacagtatgtggctcCTTAAATATCACAGTGCtactcctttttcttttaaaagtggCTTACTGTCTGATGAGTCCCCGCTGAGGTTAATAAAGtctaataaaaactaaatgtagTTTAGTTTCTGCACTGGTGGGTCATGTCAGGTGAACATTTCCCACGGAGAATCTGTTGTGCTTAGTTGTGTGGGATTAAACCTTACCTAACACAGGGATTAAACCTCACCCATGAATGGAAAAGTCACTTTCTAAAACATGACTGTGAAACCAGGTGATGACATTTTCAGACATTATCACTGAAGAACAGATCCTGAACTGATTAAATAATGAGCTTCCTGAAAGAACAGACAGTAGCATCCAGggtacatgtatgtgttttacATTCCAGTGAGAATTAAAGGTTATTTGGTTTAATGGCCGAGGCACTACTCTGATGgagagacactgacagcagGAACAGATGACAGGAAGTCATGCTGGTAATGTGAATTTCAGAGTGTGTCAGATAACATTCTGAGATAAAGTGAAATCTTTGTAGTGttgattaaaaatacaattgTACTTCACAGTTAACAATGTTTCCTGCAATATCACTGTAATGATATTGCAATGATAAATAGTGTATGATAAACACTGGATGAAATGGGATTGCTACTCTCAGGACACAttaatgctctttttttttaaccactcctttttgttttcaatactAAGCGGCGACAGTGGCTAAATCCCTGTGTGATGaactgtgtatctgtctgtgttcatttgGTGACCTAATCCTAGTCCTTCTGTTCGTCTTCTTCTTGAAatttaaatgttataaaaagaaacattttccaCAGACAAATACTATATACTGCCCAGCGtccactttttttaaaacactaaCCTACATAGTCATTTTTTGTTATGAGCCCGTGTGTTTCTTGCAGATGTAGGGCATGCAGATTCGTGATTCTAGGTCAAATTGACATTGGCTTGTGGTAATTTTACACACATCCCTTTGCTCTGGACTGGGTGTTACACACCTTGAACAATGACAATGTTTCAACTCTCTGTGGACTTGAAAGGTGACTGTaaaacatttggtttcattgtttaatcgagcacagctgctgcagtctgctTGGATTCATGACGGTTATGTTgaaaaaagtatcaaaacatcCATAGAAACTTTTTAAACCACTCCTGTTGCATAATTCACTTCTCTGCTATCCATCTGAAAGCTTGTTTCAAGTAGTTGTAGGGCTGACCACACTTCTTCAGTCTCAAAGTGATACTTGAACCCAAGTCGAACTTTTGAGTTTGAGAAGGTTAAGCCTCACAAATATACAGCAAGTTCTGATATTTTCATGCACTCTTGAAAATCAGGGAAATATTAATTTAGTTTGGCTTGCTTTGCTTTGCATGGCCAGTGAAGGAAAAAGACTTTCTTCAGCTCAGCATACTTCTGGGTGTTCGGCAATATTCTGTTTATTGATCAAGGTAATTTATTGAGGACGGTGATATCAGTGGTTGCTATGTACTGCACAACACTAAATGTTGTCTGTGTGGGATCACAactcacacactgtaacactgtacAATTTCAGGAAGAAGAATAGCTACCTAGTTTGCTGATAACCGTTACCACTATCATCTTTTTACAAACGGCCCCTACAGATCTTATTTTTATCCCCTATCATGAAGTTATAATCATCTCCCATATTAGACCATCTCATTAATTACTTGCTGTTTTAACTCTACCTTCAACCCTAATTATTAGTTTTGTTCACGTAACATCTAACGTAGCTAGCGTAGTTAGTTAATGATGTGCTCCTTGGCCTTGTAAGTAACAATTGATTACTGTATGTAttgagctaattagctaaacATGCTAACAACATCATATTCCGTTAAAGCTTATTTAGCTGATTGCTTGTGTTCTTGGATTTGGAAAAAGACATGACCCTCCAAACTCTTCAAATGGTTTCATCACGTGGAGAAACCAGAGCTGACAGGCCTGCTGCGTCTAGCTtcggttgctaagctatgaaTGGACAAGGGCAGGGGTTTAGCTAACAGTCAATTATTAGGGAGTATAAAACTTTACACACATCCAATCCCTCAGTTTTAATTGGTTAAACCTGCTCCTGTACAACTGTAACAACGTTAAGTTTTCACTCCAATAGTTACGATGAGCTACTGATCTCACCTGTTCTGCTCCTCCAGTTTGGCCAGCAGCTCCAGTTCATCAGGACTCAGGTTCTCGGAGTCTGCCGGGGATGCCGCTGGTGCTGACAGCACTGCATCATGGGAAGAGGAGTCTGGGCTGAGCACTGGGCTGCCTGTTGACGGGGGGTCTGGGTCCATGCCGGGAGGTGAAGAAGGGCACTCTAGCAGAGGGAGAGCCCCACTAGAGCCCTCTCTTTCTGGGCTGCCGCTGGGTATAGACATGACGGTGACGATGGAGTGGGATAGCTGAAGCAGTGTGGGTGTGGAAAAAGGGTCTTCCAGTCTCCCTCCTCAGTGAAACTGGCTGTCGCCTGATTGGCCACCTGGCTGGCCGTGGAGCCAATATGATCAGAGGTCTTCAAA
The sequence above is a segment of the Enoplosus armatus isolate fEnoArm2 chromosome 2, fEnoArm2.hap1, whole genome shotgun sequence genome. Coding sequences within it:
- the evi5l gene encoding EVI5-like protein, whose amino-acid sequence is MSIPSGSPEREGSSGALPLLECPSSPPGMDPDPPSTGSPVLSPDSSSHDAVLSAPAASPADSENLSPDELELLAKLEEQNRLLEADSKSMRSMSGSRRNSGSSLVSSSSASSNLSHLEEDTWILWGRIVNEWEEWRRKKDKLLKELIRKGIPHHFRAIVWQLLGNATDMPVKNQYSELLKMSSPCEKLIRRDIARTYPEHEFFKGQDSLGQEVLFNVMKAYSLVDREVGYCQGSAFIVGLLLMQMPEEEAFCVFVRLMQEYRLRELFKPSMAELGLCIYQFEYLLQEQLPELNVHFRSQSFHTSMYASSWFLTLFLTFLPLPVATRIFDIFMYEGLEIIFRVGLAILQYNQTDLIQLDMEGMSQHFQKVIPHQFDSCPDKLILRAYQVKYNPKRMKKLEKEYTTIKNKEMEEQIEIKRLRTENRLLKQRIETLEKESAALADRLIQGQVTRAQEAEENYVIKRELAVVRQQCNTASESLEKAQDTIRELQQQRYTEPFVSNLQTQLEQSRLREAELLGAMKEMQDKVLDLEKRSTCLPDENNMAALQEEVKQMKLRELETLRSFREMQDTVTELNQRWQHHMSRGSSTGGGGGHWKESPKKNAMNELQDKLMTVRLREAQAQAELREVKLKALQLESQNQIHSKLIGRNEQERSALQDRLQMLANQNKALQAQLNEMKRKQSESDCKSKEEVMAVRLREADSMAAVAELRQKIAELEIQKEEGLIQGQLNHSDSRQYINQLRDQIAELKNEIRQLRGQKAAPRVSGGGGSTNYQDLCLASPASAEGDYLSSDEDLLPSPLPANALYPTLTGSCHPSARLDSEGSTDSEAEERVRTHPDPQQLYGSMVCAEALDN